TTGATCAGCGAAGCCAATCAATATTTCGAAAGCCTGTTCGGCTGGCCGGTGCAAAGCGCGATTGGCCGGACCACGCTGGAACTGGGCCTGTGGGTTCATCCCGAGCAACGCGCGGTACTGGTCAAGGCAACCAAAGCCAAGGGCGAATTGATCAGCATGGAGGTGCAGTTTCGTGCGAGCAACGGCCAGGTCCATGACGGCATTCTCAGCGCGCAGAAGGTCGAGCTCGAAGGCCAGCCGTATTTATTGAGCACATTCCTCGACACCACCGAGCGCAAAGCTGCCGAACACGCGCTCAAGGACAGTCAGGAACGGCTGGATCTGGCGCTCGATTCAGCGCAACTCGGCACCTGGGACTGGCACATTCCCAGCGGCATGCTTTACGGCTCGGCGCGCGCTGCGCAGTTGCATGGCCTGGAACCCAAACCATTCCATGAGGCGTTCGACGAGTTCTTCGAAGGCGTGCCTGGCGAAGAACGCGACAGCATGCGCAACGCCTACCGCAGCCTGCGCGAAGGCCCGGCGGGCAATTATCAACTGACCTACCGCGTGCAATTGCCCGACGGCAGTTCGCGTTACCTCGAGAGCCGCGCCCGCCTCTACCGCGACGACAACGGCCTGCCGCTGCGCATGGCCGGGACGTTGCTCGACATCACCGATCAGGTCGAGCGCGAGCAGCGTTTGGTCGCCTCCGAAGAGAAATTCGCCACGCTGTTTCAGGTCAGCCCTGACCCGATCTGCGTCACTCGCCAGGATAGCGGCCAGTTCATCGAGATCAATTCCAGTTTCACCCAGATTTTCGGCTGGAGCGCCGCCGACGTGATTGGCCGCAGCGCCGACCAGATCGGCTTGTGGGACGCCTCGGCGAAAAGCCTGCAACGCATTGAACAGGTGATCCGCGAACAAGGCTTGAGCAACGTCGCGATCATCGTCCAGCACAAGAACGGCCAATCCCTGACGTGCGTGATTTCCAGCCGCCAGATCAGCGTCGGCGACCAGCCGTGCATCGTCACCACCCTGCGCGACATCACCCAGCAGCAGCGCTCGGAAGCCGCGCTGAAGGCCAGCGAGGAGAAATTCGCCAAGGCGTTTCACTCAAGTCCCGACGCCATCACCATCACCGAACGCGATACCGGGCGTTATCTGGAGGTCAATGATGGTTTCTGTCGCCTGACCGGTTTCCGCGCCGACGAGGTGGTTGGCAAAACCGTGTATCAGGTGGGCATCTGGGCCGAAGAGAAACAGCGCTCGGCACTGCTCGCCGAACTGCAGATCAAGGGCCGCGTGCATCACCAGGAAATGCTCGGGCGCAACAAACGCGGGGATTTGCTCACCGTCGAGGTCTCGGTCGAGCCAATCACCCTTAACGAAACCGCCTGCCTGCTGCTGACCGCGCGCGATGTCAGCCTGTTGAAAAACGCCGAGGCGCAGATTCGGCATCTGGCCTACCACGACCCGCTGACCAACCTGCCGAACCGCGCGCTGCTGATGGATCGCCTGAGCCAGCAGATCGCCCTGCTCAAGCGCCACAACTTGCGCGGCGCCCTGATGTTTCTCGACCTCGACCACTTCAAGCACATCAATGACTCACTCGGCCACCCGGTCGGCGACACGGTGCTGAAGATCATTACCGCGCGGCTCGAAGCCAGCGTGCGCATGGAAGACACCGTGGCGCGGCTCGGTGGCGACGAGTTCGTGGTGCTGCTCAGTGGCCTGGAAGGTTCGCGCGGCGAGGTCAGCGAACAGGTGCGGGAATTGGCCGACACCTTGCGCGAATTGCTTTCGGAACCGATGTTTCTCGACGGCCAGCGCCTGCAAGTCACGCCGAGCATCGGTATCGCGTTGATTCCTGATCACGGCTCGACCCCGACCGACCTGCTCAAGCGCGCCGACATTGCCCTTTATCGGGCCAAGGATTCCGGGCGCAACACCACGCAGATGTATCACAACACCATGCAGAAGGCCGCCAGCGAGCGCTTGCGCATGGAAACCGACTTGCGTCTGGCGCTCTCGCGCAATGAGTTCAGCGTGCATTACCAGCCGCAAATCGATGCCCGCAACAACAGCATTGTTGGCGCCGAAGCCTTGGTGCGCTGGCACCACCCGGAGCTCGGTGCGCAATCGCCGACCGAGTTCATCAAGGTGCTGGAGGACAGCGGGCTGATTCTGGAGGTTGGCACGTGGATCCTCGATGAAGCCTGCGATGCCTTCAAACAGCTGATCGCCAAGGGCTTGATCGACCCGCTGATGTTCAGCCTCTGCGTCAACATCAGCCCACGGCAGTTCCGCCAGAACGACTTCGTCGAACGCATCGAACGCAGCCTCAGCCACCACGGATTGCCTTGTTCGCTGCTGAAACTTGAAATCACCGAAGGCATCGTTATCCAGAACCTCGAAGACACCATCGGCAAAATGCGTCGACTGAAAAAACTCGGCGTCAGTTTCGCGATGGACGATTTCGGCACCGGTTATTCCTCGCTGACCTACCTCAAGCGCCTGCCGGTGGACACGCTGAAAATCGACCAGTCATTCATCCGCGACGCCACCACCGACCCCAACGACGCCGAAATCATCCGCGCCATCGTCGCCATGGCGCGCAGCCTGGCGCTGAAAGTGATTGCTGAAGGGGTTGAGACGCCGGAGCAATTGGAGTTTTTGCAGGGCCTTGGCTGCCATTTTTATCAGGGCTATTTGCACAGCCGGCCGTTGCCGTTGGAGGACTTCCAGACATTGCTCAAATAAATCACCGCCCCCTCCGTAGCAGCTGTCGAGCCCTAGCGAGGCTGCGTTCGGCGACGAAGTCGTCGTGAAATCAGACGACGCGGTGGATCAGGCAAACCGCGTGCGCTGGGTTTACGACGGCTTCGCCGCCGAACGCAGCCTCGCTGGGGCTCGGCAGCTGCTACAGGTTTACGGTAATTGCCAGTTTTTCTCTCAGCCTGTAGGGTCGCTTTTTTTGCGCCGCCTCAAAGAGATCAACCATGCAGGATGCAACCCTCCCCCGCCCGGCCTTGCTGGGTATCGACCTCGGGACCACCAATAGCCTGATCGCCGTCTGGCAGGACGGTCAGGCACAGTTGATTCCCAACGCCCTCGGCGATGTCCTCACGCCGTCCGTGGTCAGCCTCGATGAAGACGACAGCATTCTGGTGGGCAAGGCCGCCCGCGCGCGCTTGACCACTCACCCGCAACGCACGGTGGCGGCATTCAAACGCTTTATGGGCAGCGACAAGCAATTTGAACTGGGTGGACGCCAGTTCAGCCCGGAAGAACTTTCGGCGCTGGTGATCGGTTCGCTCAAACAGGACGCCGAAGCCTTTCTCGGCCACCCGGTGCACGAGGCGGTGATTTCGGTTCCGGCCTATTTCAGTGACGAACAACGCAAACGCACACTGTTTGCCGCCGAGCTGGCTGGCCTGAGCGTGTCGCGGCTGATCAACGAACCGACAGCCGCCGCCATGGCGTACGGGCTGCATGAGCAGAAGTTCGAGCGCACGCTGATTTTCGACCTGGGCGGCGGCACGTTTGACGTCACGGTGCTGGAATACGCCCTGCCGCTGATCGAAGTGCATGCCTCCACCGGCGACAACTTCCTCGGTGGCGAAGACTTCACCGCCGCGCTGCTGCAAGCCTGCCTGAAAGACTGGCAACTCACTTCGCAGATGATCGACGGCCAGGGTTTGGCCAGCCTCGGCGATGCCCTGGAACAACTCAAATGCAAACTCAACGAAGGTACCCAGCACCTGAGCTGGAACGGGGCCGGCGCGTTGCGTGAATGGTCGCTGGATGAAGCCGGGGCGTTGAAAATCTGGGAACCGTTGCTTGGGCGGTTGCGCGCCCCCATCGAGCAAGCCCTGCGCGATGCGCGACTCAAGCCACGGGACCTCGACAGCCTGGTGATGGTCGGCGGCGCCACGCGAATGCCAGCCGTGCAGCAAATGGTCGCGACGCTGTTCGGGCGCCTGCCCTATCGCCATCTCGATCCGGACACGATTGTCGCGCTGGGCGCCGCCACCCAAGCGGCCTGCAAGGCCCGGGACAGCGCCATCGAAGAACTGATCCTGACCGACGTCTGCCCCTACACCCTGGGCATCTCGACCAATCGCGGTGAAGACGTCAGCGGCGCTTTCGCACCGATCATCGAGCGCAATACGGTGATCCCGACGTCCAGGGTGAAGCGCTTTTTCACCAGTCATCCCCAGCAAACGTTGATCCGCATTGAGGTTTATCAGGGCGAGCGGCCATGGGTGCGCGACAACATTTACATTGATGCCTTCGACGTCGCGCTGACACCTAGCGAGCAGACCCAGGCGCTGGATGTGCGCTTCAGCTACGACATCAACGGTTTGCTCGAAGTCGACGTCACCCTGCTGGCCAGCGGCGAACGCCACAGCCACAGCATCGATCGCAGCCCCACCGGGCTCGACCCGCAATCGCGGCAAAACAGCCATGAACGGCTCAGCGCCCTGAAGATTCACCCCCGCGACACCCTGCCCAATCGCACCTTGCTGGCGCGCCTGGAACGGGCCTGGACACAAAGCCTGGGTGATGAGCGCGAGCAGATTGCCGATTGGCTGGATACCTTTACCGCCGTGCTCGGTGGCCAGCAATCGGTGGAGATTGCCAGCCATCGGTCACAGCTCAATAAAGCCCTGGATGAACTGCGCCTCTAGCCGTTAAGCCGCCGCAAGGCCGTTTGCAAACCGCCGGACAAGGTGTCTTCACCGCCGCTGTCCGGCGGCACGCCGTAACGGTTGGGCAGTTTGTCGCCGGGAAAGCCAAACAACAGCAAAGGCATGAACGGCAGCACCAGCGACAGGCAGCCAAAAATCAGCAACGTGGGAATCCCGCGGCCCATGTCATGCAGTCGACGCAGAATCGCGCCGAGCAACAACAAGGCGCCCAGCAACAGCACGCCAATGCCCGAGAGCGCAGTGCCGCTCATCAACGCCAGATACGGGGTGAGTAGCACACACCCCAGCACTTGCCCGATAAACGCCTTGCGCCCAAGTCGGGAACCCAAGCGCCAGAACGCCATGGCCGGCACGGGACGTTTGTCGCCGTTGGCCAGCAGCAGGCGTTCGTTCCACGACAACAGCGCCGTTAGCGCCA
The window above is part of the Pseudomonas prosekii genome. Proteins encoded here:
- a CDS encoding sensor domain-containing protein, whose protein sequence is MPKSVDRTPPMPRIQAIDPQRSEQSWESAPQLLAALNGARLGAWYWDIELGQISWSRGTQALFGFDPRQPLPKDLEYLDLLPPEDRAKTIRAFHQVIAGAPLAQAMHHRIRWPDGSLHWLEINGSLLPDKNGRPRMIGVIREITHQRQREQALSSSEKRFATLFHLCPNMVLLTRQEDGLISEANQYFESLFGWPVQSAIGRTTLELGLWVHPEQRAVLVKATKAKGELISMEVQFRASNGQVHDGILSAQKVELEGQPYLLSTFLDTTERKAAEHALKDSQERLDLALDSAQLGTWDWHIPSGMLYGSARAAQLHGLEPKPFHEAFDEFFEGVPGEERDSMRNAYRSLREGPAGNYQLTYRVQLPDGSSRYLESRARLYRDDNGLPLRMAGTLLDITDQVEREQRLVASEEKFATLFQVSPDPICVTRQDSGQFIEINSSFTQIFGWSAADVIGRSADQIGLWDASAKSLQRIEQVIREQGLSNVAIIVQHKNGQSLTCVISSRQISVGDQPCIVTTLRDITQQQRSEAALKASEEKFAKAFHSSPDAITITERDTGRYLEVNDGFCRLTGFRADEVVGKTVYQVGIWAEEKQRSALLAELQIKGRVHHQEMLGRNKRGDLLTVEVSVEPITLNETACLLLTARDVSLLKNAEAQIRHLAYHDPLTNLPNRALLMDRLSQQIALLKRHNLRGALMFLDLDHFKHINDSLGHPVGDTVLKIITARLEASVRMEDTVARLGGDEFVVLLSGLEGSRGEVSEQVRELADTLRELLSEPMFLDGQRLQVTPSIGIALIPDHGSTPTDLLKRADIALYRAKDSGRNTTQMYHNTMQKAASERLRMETDLRLALSRNEFSVHYQPQIDARNNSIVGAEALVRWHHPELGAQSPTEFIKVLEDSGLILEVGTWILDEACDAFKQLIAKGLIDPLMFSLCVNISPRQFRQNDFVERIERSLSHHGLPCSLLKLEITEGIVIQNLEDTIGKMRRLKKLGVSFAMDDFGTGYSSLTYLKRLPVDTLKIDQSFIRDATTDPNDAEIIRAIVAMARSLALKVIAEGVETPEQLEFLQGLGCHFYQGYLHSRPLPLEDFQTLLK
- a CDS encoding molecular chaperone HscC encodes the protein MQDATLPRPALLGIDLGTTNSLIAVWQDGQAQLIPNALGDVLTPSVVSLDEDDSILVGKAARARLTTHPQRTVAAFKRFMGSDKQFELGGRQFSPEELSALVIGSLKQDAEAFLGHPVHEAVISVPAYFSDEQRKRTLFAAELAGLSVSRLINEPTAAAMAYGLHEQKFERTLIFDLGGGTFDVTVLEYALPLIEVHASTGDNFLGGEDFTAALLQACLKDWQLTSQMIDGQGLASLGDALEQLKCKLNEGTQHLSWNGAGALREWSLDEAGALKIWEPLLGRLRAPIEQALRDARLKPRDLDSLVMVGGATRMPAVQQMVATLFGRLPYRHLDPDTIVALGAATQAACKARDSAIEELILTDVCPYTLGISTNRGEDVSGAFAPIIERNTVIPTSRVKRFFTSHPQQTLIRIEVYQGERPWVRDNIYIDAFDVALTPSEQTQALDVRFSYDINGLLEVDVTLLASGERHSHSIDRSPTGLDPQSRQNSHERLSALKIHPRDTLPNRTLLARLERAWTQSLGDEREQIADWLDTFTAVLGGQQSVEIASHRSQLNKALDELRL